tttttttaagttcaatctttcacagatttattatttgagtACCTTTTTCTTCTCAGGTGCTACATATTTCATCTAATTTATATAcatcatttaatttaatccttataacaataATCCTATGAGGTAAATGTTCTAAACTACAGTTcgctgatgagaaaactgaggctctgtaGAATTTGAACAACTTGCCTAAGATTAGTTAGCCAGTGAGTAGCAGGACATGGATTAAAACTCAGTTTATATGAATTAAaatgtcacactttttttttttgcatttttgtttttattataattttttaaaaaatattatttgaattcaacttaattaacatattgtattattagtttcagaagtagaatttagtgatgcatcagttgcatataacatccgatgctcattacttcaagtgcccttttttttttaaattaaatttatttattttcagcataacagtattcattattttttcactgcacccagtgctccatgcaatccgtgccctcaataatacccaccacctggtaccctaacctcccacccccccgccacttcaaacccctcagattgttttccagagtccatagtctctcattattcacctccccttccaatttcccccaattcccttctcctctctaactccccatgtcacACTTTtaactaataaaacattttgacttcacatacacaaaaatagcaACAGAAGCTAAATCAGTTTCACTTCTGACTCTactgtactttgaattttatgtaaatttctaaataaaaatgtgactTCAAATATGGCCATAAGTTCCtttagggaaaatttttttttgccagttcAGAAATTATAAAGAGTAATGGACCACAgaattataaaatttcctttatttcaccTGGATATAATTTTTCTGAtatctaaaaattattaatattttatccatGTGCACCTTTGTCTCTTTAGTGTTTGATAAGGATGGATAGTTACTTGagaaagcaaacaacaaacagtattgattttttttgctCTATTTGCATAAATATCTTCAGTTTAATTAACAACATAGTTAAGGAAAAAACCACTTCTTGTTAGGGAAGTTAATCTTGTATTTCAACCATAATACCTCTATGTAAAGAGAATAATTTCCATAACTAGGACATTAGCATttaacaggaaaaggaaaaagtcatGTTGGGGTTCGGCTGCCAACAAGAGTGGATATACCAGAATCAGAGATTAGAGATTCAGAGTAGATGATGTAGGAAGTAGAAGCTGAACAGAGCATTCCTGGAGGAGTTTGATTCATCATGTCACATGACTTTCTTTGAGACTAATGCTCATTCTCCCTCATGAAACAGCAAATCCATGTTTCCTAATATCCATGTTTTGAGAACCAAATTAACTGCATCTTGTGGTGGGAAAGGAAATGACTATGTTTTCACCCAGTTTGccattcataatttaaaaataatttttagctgCTTGTTGGCTAATATTTATTATGCTTTTAAGATGTTCTagtaattgtaaatatttcttttaacacTCAGTCTCATGTTATCTTCATAGGAGTCCTATAATGTAGGTATTATTAGTATCTTCCATCTGACAGAAGATTTCAAGGCATTGGAAATGCAGATAGTTATTTTAGGTTCTGTTGGATTGAAAGAGGTAAAATTTGGACCCAGTACACGTGATTCCATAGCTTGGAGCAAATGACATAGAATGACTGATGTCATCACTTGTCCCAGACATCCTTTGCCCATCCACATTTCCCATATGACAAGGATACTGaatatattagaagaaataagACTGTTTTGTCAGATGTGTAGTCAAGCACACCTCTCAATACTTTTCCTTCTACTGAGAACCTCAGGAACCAAATATTAACAAGGCATTGCATTCCATAGGCGTCATGACCATCCACTCATTTTCTCAGATAGGTCTCAGCTATGAAGAAAGAGCTGAATAACAATTACTCAGAAGTGAGTGAGTTCATTCTGCTGGGATTCAGAACAGTTCCAGACATACAGATTCTCTTATTCTTACTCTTCTTGCTCATCTACATGGTCATTGTGGTGGGAAATATTAGCATGATAATTGTCATTAAAATAGACTCCAAACTTCATACAcctatgtatttctttctcagaaattTGTCCTATTTAGATCTCTGTTACTCCACAGTCATTGCTCCCAAAACTCTGGCTACTTTCTTGTCAAAGGACAAGAAAATTTCCTACAATGGCTGTGCAACACAGTTCTTTTTCTTCGCTCTCTGTGTTGGGACCGAAGGCTTTCTTCTGGCCATTATGGCATATGATCGCTTCTCAGCCATTTGCTCGCCCTTCCTCTATCCTGTACGTATGTCTCAACAGGCTTGTGCTCGTTTGGTGATTGGCTCCTATATATGTGGAGGCATTAATTCCATGATACAAACAGGTTTCACCTTCAGTTTGCGTTTCTGTGGAGCAAACCAACTGGACCACTTTTTCTGTGATGTCCCAGCCCTGATCAAGATCTCTTGTGATGACACTTTTGTGAATGAGATTGTGCTGTTCATTCTCTCTGccctcatcatcatcaccaccacaaCTGTCATTTTGGTTTCC
This genomic interval from Mustela erminea isolate mMusErm1 chromosome 6, mMusErm1.Pri, whole genome shotgun sequence contains the following:
- the LOC116592561 gene encoding olfactory receptor 12-like, whose protein sequence is MKKELNNNYSEVSEFILLGFRTVPDIQILLFLLFLLIYMVIVVGNISMIIVIKIDSKLHTPMYFFLRNLSYLDLCYSTVIAPKTLATFLSKDKKISYNGCATQFFFFALCVGTEGFLLAIMAYDRFSAICSPFLYPVRMSQQACARLVIGSYICGGINSMIQTGFTFSLRFCGANQLDHFFCDVPALIKISCDDTFVNEIVLFILSALIIITTTTVILVSYAYILSTVLKIPSTHGRSKTFSTCSSHITVVSLFYGTVFFMYAQPGAMSSPEKSKIIAVFYTLIIPMLNPLIYSLRNREVKNAVKRVLLKKLSFH